The nucleotide window CCCAGCCGCTGAGCGAGAAGTTTCCCAACTGGGAGGGCACCGAGAAGTCGCCTTTTGAAGCGCGGCCACTCGGCCAGATCGAGAAGGACGGATATTTCACCCGCACCCTCTCCATGCCCGAGCACTTCGCCACCCACGTGGACGCTCCCGCGCATTTCGCCGCCGGCCGCTGGACCGTGGACCAGATTCCTCCGGAGCGGCTCATTGGCCCGCTCGTGGTTCTTGATGTCCGCCATCGGGTACGAAGCAACGCCGATTACCAGGTCGCAATCGAGGATGTGGCCGCCTGGGAGCAGGCCAACGGGCAGATTCCCGCCGGCGCCATCGTGGTAGCGTTCACCGGCTGGGCGGCGCGCGCGACTTCCATGAAGGACTATCGCAACGCGGATGCTTCCAACACCATGCACTTCCCCGGCTTCTCGCCCGAGACCGCGCGCTTCCTGGTGGAGTCACGCAATGTGGTTGGGCTGGGAATCGACACTTTGAGCGTGGACTACGGCACTTCGAAGAGCTGGCCGGTGCATAAGTACACCGCCTCGCACAGCGTCTATCACATCGAGAACGTGGCCGACCTCAGCCGCGTCCCGGAGGCCGGCGCCCTCATCGTGGTTGCGCCCGCCAAGCTGGCCGGAGGCTCCGGCGGCCCGGCAAGAGTGTTGGCGCTAGTGAAGTGAGGGCGATGGGATCTTCTGGTTCGGTGACCCGATCACCTAATCACGAAATCCCCAACCGCCAGATGATGTAGCTTCCCACTTCCCTCAGGATCAGCTTCGTCCGCTCCCACCCGGAGACTGCCTGCGGCCGCGGCGAACCATGCGCCTCCAGGCCTTGCCCTTCGAGCATGCGCCGGATGCGGTACATGTGGTACCCATCGCTGACCGCTACGCAAGTGCGCAGGCCGTTGGCGCGCATGATCACGGCCACCCGCTTGGCGGCCTCCTCGGTGTCACTGCTTTGCGTCTCGGCGATGATGGCCGGCTCGGGCACGCCCCGGGCCACCAGGTAATCGCGGCCCACGCTGCCTTCGTTGTACT belongs to Terriglobales bacterium and includes:
- a CDS encoding cyclase family protein, with the translated sequence MVRSTMNLRTFLIAGAMAVTVFLFAQRKTETKPPLGFSLVIDLTQPLSEKFPNWEGTEKSPFEARPLGQIEKDGYFTRTLSMPEHFATHVDAPAHFAAGRWTVDQIPPERLIGPLVVLDVRHRVRSNADYQVAIEDVAAWEQANGQIPAGAIVVAFTGWAARATSMKDYRNADASNTMHFPGFSPETARFLVESRNVVGLGIDTLSVDYGTSKSWPVHKYTASHSVYHIENVADLSRVPEAGALIVVAPAKLAGGSGGPARVLALVK
- a CDS encoding YdcF family protein; the encoded protein is MSASSRPRRWPRRLLVFFFLAAIVYSALLYREILRESTVDDAQPADAIVVFGAAQYSGRPSPVFRARLDHAYDLFQRHLARFVITTGGSGGDPKYNEGSVGRDYLVARGVPEPAIIAETQSSDTEEAAKRVAVIMRANGLRTCVAVSDGYHMYRIRRMLEGQGLEAHGSPRPQAVSGWERTKLILREVGSYIIWRLGIS